A single genomic interval of Oryza sativa Japonica Group chromosome 7, ASM3414082v1 harbors:
- the LOC4343558 gene encoding mitochondrial pyruvate carrier 4 encodes MAASKLQAFWNHPAGPKTIHFWAPTFKWGISIANVADFAKPPEMISYPQQVVVACSGVIWARWGMVITPINWNLSSVNAAMAVTGVCQLSRKIRHDYFSDEKSATASLEG; translated from the exons ATGGCTGCCTCAAAGCTTCAGGCCTTTTGGAACCATCCTGCTGGCCCCAAAACAA TTCATTTCTGGGCCCCAACATTCAAATGGGGTATCAGTATTGCCAATGTTGCTGACTTTGCCAAACCTCCTGAAATGATATCCTACCCTCAGCAAGTTG TTGTGGCTTGCAGTGGAGTAATTTGGGCACGGTGGGGCATGGTCATCACACCT ATAAACTGGAACCTCTCCAGCGTGAATGCTGCAATGGCCGTGACAGGCGTGTGCCAGCTTTCCCGTAAGATAAG GCACGATTACTTCTCTGATGAGAAGAGTGCTACTGCGTCGCTGGAAGGATga
- the LOC9269356 gene encoding G-type lectin S-receptor-like serine/threonine-protein kinase At2g19130, translating into MAPVFFLLLFSQIFLCTAVDTINSTTPLSGTQKIVSKGGRFALGFYTPPQGNNTASGTGNYYIAIWYNNIPLQTTVWTANSDVPVSDPTTASLSIGSDGNLVLLDQSKNRQLWSTNVSVASNSTVAVIQDGGSLDLMDATNSSIVYWRSIDHPTNTWLPGGKLGLNKTTGVSQRLVPWRNNANPSPGLFSLELDPNGTTQYFIQWNDSITYWTSGPWNGNIFSLVPEMTAGYNYNFRFINNVSESYFIYSMKDDSIISRFTIDVNGQIKQWTWVPASENWILFWSQPRTQCEVYGLCGAYGSCNLNVLPFCNCIKGFSQKFQSDWDLQDFTGGCKRNVPLQCQTNSSSAQTQPDKFYSMVSVRLPDNAQSAVAASSQACQVACLNNCSCNAYTYNSSGCFVWHGDLINLQDQYNGNGGGTLFLRLAASELPDSKKSKKMIIGAVVGGVAAALIILAIVLFIVFQKCRRDRTLRISKTTGGALIAFRYSDLQHVTSNFSEKLGGGAFGTVFKGKLPDSTAIAVKRLDGLSQGEKQFRAEVSTIGTIQHVNLVRLLGFCSEGSRRLLVYEYMPKGSLELQLFHGETTALNWAIRYQIALGTARGLNYLHEKCRDCIIHCDVKPDNILLDESFVPKVSDFGLAKLLGRDFSRVLTTMRGTRGYLAPEWISGVPITPKADVFSYGMMLFELISGRRNADLGEEGKSSFFPTLAVNKLQEGDVQTLLDPRLNGDASADELTKACKVACWCIQDDENGRPTMGQVVQILEGFLDVNMPPVPRSLKVLDESPDVINFFSDVSSSQTSQMHNSTASSQTKSSTSGGSQFQST; encoded by the coding sequence ATGGCtcctgtcttcttcctcctcctcttcagcCAAATCTTTCTCTGCACCGCAGTGGACACCATCAACTCCACCACGCCGCTGTCCGGGACGCAGAAGATCGTCTCCAAGGGCGGCAGGTTCGCCCTTGGATTCTACACCCCGCCACAAGGTAACAACACCGCCTCCGGCACCGGCAACTACTACATAGCTATATGGTACAACAACATACCGTTGCAGACGACGGTGTGGACGGCCAACAGCGACGTGCCGGTGTCTGACCCGACCACCGCATCCTTGTCCATCGGCAGCGATGGCAATCTTGTCCTCCTTGATCAATCCAAGAACAGGCAGCTGTGGTCGACCAACGTAAGTGTGGCCTCCAACTCCACCGTTGCCGTCATCCAGGACGGCGGTAGCCTCGACCTCATGGATGCCACCAATTCATCCATAGTCTACTGGAGGAGCATAGATCATCCGACAAACACCTGGCTTCCGGGCGGCAAGCTGGGGCTGAACAAGACCACTGGTGTGAGCCAGCGGCTTGTGCCATGGAGGAACAATGCAAACCCGTCCCCTGGGCTGTTCTCCCTTGAGCTGGATCCCAACGGCACAACGCAGTACTTCATCCAGTGGAACGACTCCATCACTTACTGGACCAGCGGCCCTTGGAACGGTAATATCTTCAGTCTTGTGCCCGAGATGACGGCCGGCTACAACTACAACTTCCGGTTCATTAACAATGTCTCGGAGAGCTACTTCATATACTCCATGAAGGATGACTCGATCATCTCGCGGTTCACCATTGATGTGAATGGGCAGATCAAGCAGTGGACATGGGTACCAGCCTCGGAGAATTGGATCTTGTTCTGGTCCCAGCCACGGACGCAGTGTGAGGTGTACGGGCTCTGCGGCGCATATGGAAGTTGCAACCTCAATGTCCTGCCGTTCTGCAACTGCATCAAGGGGTTCAGCCAGAAGTTTCAGAGTGATTGGGACCTCCAGGATTTTACTGGTGGGTGCAAGAGAAACGTACCGTTGCAGTGCCAGACCAACTCAAGCTCTGCACAGACTCAGCCTGATAAGTTCTATTCCATGGTTAGTGTGAGGCTACCTGATAATGCTCAGAGTGCAGTGGCCGCTAGTTCTCAGGCCTGTCAGGTTGCTTGCCTGAATAATTGCTCCTGTAATGCTTACACTTACAATAGTAGTGGCTGCTTTGTTTGGCATGGGGACTTGATTAACCTCCAAGACCAATACAATGGGAATGGAGGAGGCACACTCTTCCTCAGGCTTGCAGCGTCTGAACTTCCAGACTCTAAAAAGAGCAAGAAAATGATCATTGGTGCAGTTGTAGGTGGAGTTGCTGCAGCTTTGATAATCCTTGCAATTGTGTTGTTCATCGTATTCCAGAAATGCCGCCGAGACAGGACTCTTCGCATATCCAAGACTACAGGGGGCGCACTGATTGCCTTCCGGTACAGTGATCTGCAGCATGTCACCAGCAACTTCTCAGAGAAGCTGGGTGGAGGTGCCTTTGGCACAGTATTTAAAGGGAAGCTCCCAGATTCAACAGCCATTGCAGTGAAGAGGCTTGATGGACTGAGCCAGGGGGAGAAGCAATTCCGTGCTGAGGTAAGCACCATCGGGACCATCCAACATGTCAATCTGGTTCGCCTACTTGGTTTCTGCTCTGAAGGATCAAGAAGACTGCTTGTCTATGAGTACATGCCAAAGGGCTCCCTGGAATTGCAGCTGTTCCATGGTGAGACAACGGCACTGAACTGGGCCATAAGGTATCAAATTGCACTTGGAACAGCAAGGGGCCTAAATTACCTGCATGAAAAATGTAGGGATTGCATAATACACTGTGATGTTAAGCCAGATAACATACTTTTGGATGAGTCATTTGTACCCAAAGTGTCTGACTTTGGTCTAGCAAAGCTCTTAGGGCGGGATTTCAGCCGTGTTTTGACAACAATGAGAGGGACAAGGGGTTACCTTGCGCCTGAGTGGATCAGTGGTGTGCCGATTACTCCTAAGGCAGATGTCTTCAGCTATGGCATGATGCTCTTCGAACTCATATCAGGCAGAAGGAATGCTGATCTAGGGGAGGAGGGAAAGTCCTCTTTCTTCCCAACTTTGGCTGTAAACAAACTCCAGGAAGGTGATGTGCAGACCTTGTTAGACCCCAGGTTGAATGGAGATGCCAGTGCTGATGAGCTCACAAAAGCTTGCAAGGTTGCCTGCTGGTGTATCCAAGATGATGAAAATGGCAGACCTACAATGGGTCAGGTCGTCCAAATTTTAGAGGGATTCCTTGATGTCAACATGCCTCCTGTTCCAAGGTCACTGAAGGTTCTTGATGAAAGCCCTGATGTCATAAATTTTTTCTCAGATGTTTCATCAAGTCAAACTTCGCAGATGCATAATAGCACAGCTTCTTCGCAGACAAAGAGTTCTACTTCAGGTGGTTCACAATTTCAGAGCACATAA